Below is a window of bacterium DNA.
AATGAAGTGGAGGCGGTCGAGCGCAATGCAGTCCGCTTAATGGTTGACGGTACCCGTGACATCGCCAAGTCTCGAGCTCATTGCGGCAACACCTTCAACGGACACGGTCTCTTTACTGAGGGGTGTATAGAAGAATGTCGCCCCTATTGGGAAGGCGTTGCTCCCTTCCGAGTCGATCAAGTCCTGCCTGTAGGCATCTCCAACGCTGCAGATGCGCTTTATGCCATTAATGAAGTTGTCTTCGAACGAAAGGAACTCACTTTAGCGGAGTTGAGGAAGGCGTTAGACGCTAACTTCGAAGGCTATGAGACGCTGAAAAAGCGGTTGCGAGCATTACCTAAATTCGGCAACGATATTGAGGCTGTTGATGTTCTTGCGGCGGATATGCTCAAGTTCATGGCTAATGAGTTCGACCGTTACGAGACTTATACTAAAGGCCGATACGCCCTTGGCGTCCTTATGGGCGGTGAGAATGTGCATAAGAGCTATGGCATGTGACTGGAGCTACCGCTGATGGACGACTTGCCGGTGAGCCAATGGCCGACTCCCTTGGCCCTTCGCAAGGCAGCGCCCTTCATGGCCCGACTGCTGTTATCCGATCGGTCACAAGACTCGATCATTCCTTATTGAGCGGAGGCTCTGTGTTCAACGTTCGCTTCTCGTTGTCAGATTTGAAGAAGGATGAGAACCTCGAGAAAGTGGCAGCGCTCGTCGAAGCCTACTTACGCCTTGGCGGCTCTCAAATCCAACCCTGTTTTGTGGACGTTGAAACCCTGAAAGACGCCTACGAGCACCCCGAACTTCATCGCGATTTGGTCGTAAGAGTAGTAGGCTACTCCGCACGCTTCACCGACCTCGCCAA
It encodes the following:
- a CDS encoding glycine radical domain-containing protein, with amino-acid sequence MTGATADGRLAGEPMADSLGPSQGSALHGPTAVIRSVTRLDHSLLSGGSVFNVRFSLSDLKKDENLEKVAALVEAYLRLGGSQIQPCFVDVETLKDAYEHPELHRDLVVRVVGYSARFTDLAKELQLEVIARSEMKV